The Blattabacterium cuenoti genome includes the window AAAGTTGGAAATTATTTAGGTGTAACCGTTGATAAAAAAATAGGATATTTTTATCATAACACAATATATTATCAAATTATAGATATTCCTGGAACATATAGTATTTATCCATCATCAAAAGATGAAGAAATTGTTGTAAATCTTTTTTTTAATAATGAAAAAGATCAAGATTATCCAGATATAACTCTTTTCATAGCAGATGCATCAAATATAAAAAAGAGTCTATTATTATTTCAACAAATACAAGATTTAGGCATGCCTATTTTATTGATTTTAAATATGCTTGATGAAGCCAAAAACAAAGGGATTGTCTTAAATGTACAAAAATTGAAAAACATTATTTCAACAGAAATAGTATCAGTTAATGCTAGAACTGGACAAGGACTAATTCAATTAAAAGATACAATTCATTTTTTTAACGCAAAAAAAAAATTTTTCAATTATCATAAAAATGATGATTATACATTTATTGATTCTTCTTCTTCAATTGTAGATTTCAATGCTATTAAAAAAGTTCAAAAATATTATAAAATTAATATTTATAAAGCTTGGTATTATTTAGCATGCCAAAATAAAAATATACAACACAATACATATTTAAAAAAAATTAAAAATAGGTACAATATTATTTCAAACAAATTGCAAATTAAAGAAATTTGTAATAGATATGAAAAAATAGAAAATATTATTTCACAAACGGTTCATATTTGTTCTAATGATAAAATAAAAAAAATTTTAAATTTTTCAAATAAAATTGATAACTCTTTCTTCATTCATCCATTATGGGGTTATTTGATTTTTTTTTTATTTTTATTTTGTATTTTTCAAAGTATTTTTATTTGGGCTACTACACCAAAAAAATTATTAGAATTTTGTTTTTTATTTATTCAACAAAAATTAGACAATGTTTATCCGGGTCCTATCAATAATTTTATATTACATGGTATTTTACCAGGTATTAGTATGATTTTTACTTTTATTCCACAAATTGTAATTCTATTATTTTTTATTCTTCTTATGGAAGAAACCGGCTATATAAATAGAGTTATATTTTTAATGGATAGACTAATGCGACCTTTTGGATTAAATGGTAAAAGCGTAGTTCCAATGATGTCTAGCCTTGCTTGTGCAATTCCTGCAATTCTTTCTTGTAGACATATTGACAACAATAGAGAACGTTTAATCACAATATTAGCAACTCCTTTTATTACCTGTTCAGCTAGATTACCAGTTTATTCACTGATTATTTCTATTATTATTCCGGATAAACAATGGTTTTTTTTTCATTTAAGAGGCATTGTGTTAATGGTTATGTATTTGTTAGGATTTTTCACTTCATTAATGATTTCCATGATGTTTAATATTTTGTTAAAAAAAGATTATCAAAGTCATCTAATCATGGAAATGCCAACATATAAGTGGCCTATGATCAATAATATATTAATATCATTATGGATTCATATTAAATCTTTTATTTTTAATACTGGAAAAATGATATTATTAATTAGTGTATTAATTTGGAGTTTAGGTACTCTCGGCCCTGCTACAACCATAAAAAATCAATACTTTGGTATAGGTATACAACAACAAAACTTAAATAATTCTTATTTAGGTATTATAGGAAAAAAAATAGAACCATTGATTTCTCCATTAGGATATGATTGGAAAATAGGAATAGGTTTACTTTCTTCATTAATTGCTAGAGAAGTTTTTGTAAGTACAATGGCTACCGTATATAGTATAGAACAAAATCATTATCCATTAATAAAAGATAAAATGAAAAAAGACACTTATTTAAATACTAAACAACCTATTTATAATCTAGCGACAGGATTATCTTTATTATTTTTTTATGCATTTTCCATGCAATGTATGAGTACATTATCTATTATAAAAAAAGAAACTAAAACATGGAAATGGTCAATTATACAATTTATTTTAATGACTTTGTTAGCTTATAGTTCTTCTTTTATTATTTTTCACATTTTCAAAACATGAATAATTATATTTATCAATATATGATAATTGGCTTGATTTTCATATTGTCTATGATGTATTTTATAATATTGATTTTAAAAAAAATAATTTTTTTTTTAAAATCAAAAAATAAATGCGATACTACATGCAATTGCAATAAACTATTATATAAAAAATATAAATAATATTTATACTTTATCTATTTGATCTTATCTATAGAATAATATATAAATTCTTTTAAAAAATTTGATAATGAATATCCTGCATGTTGTAATTGTTTTGGAAAAATACTCTTATCAGAAAAACCTGGAACTGTATTAATTTCTAAAAAAAAAGGTGTTTCATTCACAATAATATATTCTGACCTAGAAATACCTTTTAAATTCAATATTTTACAAACTTGTTTTGCTATATGTTTCATTTTATTTTCTATCTTTTGTGATATTCTTGCTGGAGTTATTTCATGAGATTTACCAGAATATTTTGATTCAAAATCAAAAAAATCATTTTGACTAATAATTTCTGTAATTGGTAAAACTGTTATATTTTTATTAAAAGCAATCACTCCTACAGATAATTCTATACCAGATAGATAAGATTCAATCAAAATTTCTTCATCTTGTTTAAAAGCATTTGTTATGGAGGTTAATAATTGATTTTTATTATAAACTTTGGATATTCCTAAACTAGATCCAGATTTATTAGGTTTTACAAAACATGGAAGTCCTACTTTATCTAAAATTTGGTGTTCACAAAATAATTGAT containing:
- the feoB gene encoding ferrous iron transport protein B; this translates as MQKKLIIIGNPNVGKTSLFNQLTGLNQKVGNYLGVTVDKKIGYFYHNTIYYQIIDIPGTYSIYPSSKDEEIVVNLFFNNEKDQDYPDITLFIADASNIKKSLLLFQQIQDLGMPILLILNMLDEAKNKGIVLNVQKLKNIISTEIVSVNARTGQGLIQLKDTIHFFNAKKKFFNYHKNDDYTFIDSSSSIVDFNAIKKVQKYYKINIYKAWYYLACQNKNIQHNTYLKKIKNRYNIISNKLQIKEICNRYEKIENIISQTVHICSNDKIKKILNFSNKIDNSFFIHPLWGYLIFFLFLFCIFQSIFIWATTPKKLLEFCFLFIQQKLDNVYPGPINNFILHGILPGISMIFTFIPQIVILLFFILLMEETGYINRVIFLMDRLMRPFGLNGKSVVPMMSSLACAIPAILSCRHIDNNRERLITILATPFITCSARLPVYSLIISIIIPDKQWFFFHLRGIVLMVMYLLGFFTSLMISMMFNILLKKDYQSHLIMEMPTYKWPMINNILISLWIHIKSFIFNTGKMILLISVLIWSLGTLGPATTIKNQYFGIGIQQQNLNNSYLGIIGKKIEPLISPLGYDWKIGIGLLSSLIAREVFVSTMATVYSIEQNHYPLIKDKMKKDTYLNTKQPIYNLATGLSLLFFYAFSMQCMSTLSIIKKETKTWKWSIIQFILMTLLAYSSSFIIFHIFKT
- a CDS encoding D-alanine--D-alanine ligase → MKKTIAIIVGGYTDEAPISLNSGKFVLKHLNKDEFDPYLVYIFRKTWFFKDENNIKYLVNRHNFTIRLSNNNILKFDCIFNAIHGSPGEDGIMQAYFDLLNIPYTGCNFHHSNLTFNKIYCLTLLKEYGINTATSFFLNQNQLFCEHQILDKVGLPCFVKPNKSGSSLGISKVYNKNQLLTSITNAFKQDEEILIESYLSGIELSVGVIAFNKNITVLPITEIISQNDFFDFESKYSGKSHEITPARISQKIENKMKHIAKQVCKILNLKGISRSEYIIVNETPFFLEINTVPGFSDKSIFPKQLQHAGYSLSNFLKEFIYYSIDKIK